The Campylobacter sp. CNRCH_2014_0184h genome has a window encoding:
- the sppA gene encoding signal peptide peptidase SppA has protein sequence MQIIKSFFKGIGKIISYINTYFKTFVFLFIVFLILAPSGDNAKLSNANLAQINLKGEISDASNLLEQIYKVKEDKAIKGVLLFIDSPGGAFAPSMEIALAIQDLKAKKPVVVYAGGTIASGSYLSAVGADMIIANPASFVGSIGVIMQGFEVSELAQKLGINEQTIKAGSYKEAGTFMRKWSEDEKDFLQNLANQSYELFTQFVAKNRKLDLNQTNSWADAKVFLANEALKLKLIDKIGNYEQAKKEVEKLAKVQNPIWQKEDAIDKFLKRLEEQSASFFANTLTQFFTQVSSQKIY, from the coding sequence ATGCAAATTATAAAATCATTTTTTAAAGGAATTGGAAAAATCATTTCTTATATCAACACTTATTTTAAAACCTTTGTGTTTTTATTTATCGTATTTTTAATCCTTGCTCCAAGCGGAGATAATGCTAAACTTTCCAATGCAAACTTAGCACAAATTAACCTTAAAGGCGAAATTAGCGATGCGAGTAATCTTTTAGAACAAATTTACAAAGTCAAAGAGGATAAAGCTATAAAAGGGGTTTTACTTTTTATAGATAGCCCTGGTGGAGCTTTTGCACCAAGCATGGAAATAGCTTTAGCTATACAAGATCTTAAAGCTAAAAAGCCTGTGGTAGTCTATGCAGGTGGAACTATAGCAAGCGGAAGCTACTTAAGTGCGGTGGGAGCTGATATGATCATCGCTAATCCTGCTAGCTTTGTAGGATCTATTGGGGTAATCATGCAAGGCTTTGAAGTAAGTGAGCTTGCACAAAAACTTGGTATAAATGAGCAAACTATCAAAGCAGGAAGTTATAAAGAAGCAGGAACTTTCATGCGTAAATGGAGCGAAGATGAAAAAGACTTTTTACAAAATTTAGCTAATCAAAGCTATGAGCTTTTCACACAATTTGTCGCTAAAAATCGTAAATTAGACTTAAATCAAACAAACTCATGGGCCGATGCAAAAGTGTTTTTAGCAAACGAGGCTTTAAAATTAAAACTCATTGATAAAATAGGCAATTACGAGCAAGCCAAAAAAGAAGTAGAAAAACTAGCCAAAGTACAAAACCCTATCTGGCAAAAAGAAGATGCTATAGATAAGTTTTTAAAACGTTTAGAAGAGCAAAGTGCTAGCTTTTTTGCTAACACTTTGACACAATTTTTCACACAAGTAAGCTCACAAAAAATTTATTAA